Below is a window of Mycolicibacterium chitae DNA.
CGTCGACAGCGTGGAGCGGGTGGGCGGCTCGATGGAGCTGACCCAGTCCGAGCGCGTCGACGTGACCACCTTGCGGCAACCGAAACCCCGCCAATACGCTCAGCCCGTCAAGTAAGAACCCGTGCGATCCCGCCCGGGGCAGCCAAAGGAATCGAGGAACGCTGTGAGCGAGGTCCCGTCAGATCTGCAATACACCGCGGAGCACGAGTGGGTTCGCCGCACCGGCACCGACACCGTCCGCGTCGGCATCACCGATTACGCGCAGTCGGCGCTGGGCGACGTGGTCTTCGTGCAACTGCCGGAGGTCGACACGGCGCTGAGCGCCGGGGATTCCTTCGGCGAGGTGGAGTCCACCAAGTCGGTGTCGGATCTCTACGCGCCGCTGTCGGCGAAAGTGATTGCCGTCAACGGCGATCTGGAGGCCAGCCCGGACCTGGTGAACTCCGATCCGTACGGCGCCGGTTGGCTGCTGGACCTGCAGGTCGAGGAGGGCGCACTGGACGCCGGCCTGGCCGGATTGCTCGACGCCGACGGCTACCGCGCCACGCTGACCGAATGAGGAGTTGTTAGGGTTCTGGCCACCACCCTTTCTGTCCGTGCCGGGTACATCGGTGCCCACCGCGCGGTAACGTCGTGTTCGCGACGGTTAAGGTGGGCGAGTTTCACCGGCGATAGCGCCACAAGCAGCCTGTAAGGAGCAGCGTGTGACGGAAAAGGACA
It encodes the following:
- the gcvH gene encoding glycine cleavage system protein GcvH, which produces MSEVPSDLQYTAEHEWVRRTGTDTVRVGITDYAQSALGDVVFVQLPEVDTALSAGDSFGEVESTKSVSDLYAPLSAKVIAVNGDLEASPDLVNSDPYGAGWLLDLQVEEGALDAGLAGLLDADGYRATLTE